The DNA sequence atcaaattataaattataaatacaaaaaaaataatgctattatataaacaattatatataccGAAAACATGACTGACTTGAAATTTGTTTTTCCTATATAGCTagtcattatattcaatttaattaaaatattacgtcttatagatttaataaatttatataattaataatttactttttaattaaCTATGttaataatacaattttttttaataaagttgCAACCTTATACGGTGCAAAAACATGActtggtttttttttattacaattaTGTTATATCACATGATTGAATTTCATTTATGATATACAAAttacttaaattttattaacataatataaaagttACAGTTTATTTTcagtaaattatatttaatttacatcaagtaaaataataattgttCCTTTTCACGATATCATTATATTGGGAATCCGGTAAAAATGCCCTTTCTTACCATCTTTATTACGAAAATACGCATTCTTTCTCCCCCACTCTGCTCTCATCATCCTCACTCTCCAATTCTCTCGATCGTGATAAAAACACAATCAAATGATATTACATTAGTTGTGTTGGACGACGAAATGAGGGTTTGTAAATAAGGGGAGGTTGTTGCTGGTAAaaatgtgtatatgtgtgtcgTGTTCTTTAGGGTGATGGTTGAATGAGTTGGGACGGTGAGGTCAAGTTGGAGCGATGTAGGGTGGAGGGAGTGGGGATTTGGGGCTGGATATTGAAAAGAGAAGATATTGAAGGTTATGTTATGTGCATGTGGGTAACTTTTTATAGTTGCTTTTAATTAGTTGTTTATAGTTGATTTTATAATTGCTTGTGTTATATTAGTATTAGCCTTGCAATcacttgcaacttattatgcaattaAGTTGCATTTatggttgcatatatggttgctagcagatatggttgcatatatAACCtctgtatttttgtaaatattttttgaaatatagtatttttgcaatttgttttaaaaagtgacagtatttttgcaaaaattcttttaaacttaGGTATCTATGAAAAAAAGCCTTATATAGATTATTAATAATGTCAAACTTTTTCAAGAAAAAGTTAAAAACACATAGAAAAAATTGAGTTAGCGTCGTATTTGTAGGCATACTTAAATAATCTCAACCGGGATCTTCGAATTATTCTCTCTTCACGTATCACCACATGATATATGAAAGAAAAATGTTTGGAGCACATGATTCTGTACAAAAATTGGTATATAATAACATGTGATGGGTTTTAGTTGGAATGGAACTTTGTATTCACATCAACCACCTTAATTATAAACATTCCACATCAATTGTCATGTCATTATTGTACAAATTTTATCTACACAAACTTTTGtattattattgtctagattgacaGTGTAGACATATCATCGGGATATATGTTGAATACAAAAGGGAGAGTGGCTCATGAGTGAAGCGAAGAATCGTAAAGAGCCCATCAATGATAGGTCGaatacttgtgttgtcacactATACTCACACTGGGATTCTTCTCGTATTAACTATACCAATCTAAAAAAGCGCTTCAAATGCAAGTAGAAATAGGAAGAACAGAAGAAATGTTCTGCTACTCCAATTCCCCCTATCAGCTCAAGTGTGCTAGTTTCTTAGCTAATGGTTCACCTTTTATCTATATCCTTGTCATCATCTTCTCTCACTTGTTCTCAAAATTTGGGTGCCATTGTTCTGTAATGCTTAgttattcttctttttcttgcacaTGAATAACTCGGCCTTGGCCAAGTAAGATTGCAAGCATGTAACTGATGTTtatattatgaattatgatgGACCTTTCTGGCTTGTGGATGCAGAAATTTCATCAATGATTGAAGTCAATAAAAATTCACTGTCTAACTAAAAAAGTGATTATTAATGTGCGCTCATTACACACCAGAAAACTCGTATAATAATTTGGCAAACAATACAGAGATAAAAGCGAACAACGCCCTTGTTCACGTTTTCATGACACTCCGAAAAACACAAACATTTACACTCTAATACAATTTATTCACCATTATGAAATACAAAGCACACATAATTTCATCTCAGTTCAACCAGAGATATCAATGGACTTGACCTCAGGCTTCTTCACCTCCACCTTAGGAACCGTAACAGTCAGCACCCCATTCTCCATCCCAGCTTTCACCTCCTCCACCTTGGCATCCTCCGGCAGCCTGAACCTCCTCAGAAACCTCCCACTGCTGCGCTCCACGCGGTGCCACTTCTCATTCTTCTCCTCCTTATCCCTCTTCCGCTCTCCACTGATCTGCAGAACCTTGCCTTCTTCcacctccaccttcacctcTTCTTTCCTCAGCCCCGGGAGATCCGCAATGAACACGTGAGCCTCCGGAGTCTCCTTCCAGTCAATGCGCGTGTTCGCGAACGCTGCCGTCTCTTTTCCGTATTCAGAATTGATCAGAGGGAGGCCCTGGAAAGGGTCCCAGATGTCGAGAGAGAAGGGGTCGAAGACGTTGCTTCTGCGGCCTCCGAAAAAGCTTGGAATGATCGACATTTGCGAGGCTTGTACAAGAACTGATTTGTATTAGTTGTTGCTTGTGCTTTTGATACTTGAATGTTGCATTACGAGACAGGGGACGAGGTATTTATAGGAACTTCCTGGGGCTGTTCGGTATGGCACCAGCGTTCTCTCGTTTCTTCCGGGAATGTGTAGCCGAATAAAAAAgtttatctaaaatataatgGAGAAGAGCTCTCTGGAAAGAGTCGTTCCATTGCTTTTAACATGCAAAGACCTGGTTTCCACGAGATCATTCTGGTTTCTACTCCATTACTAGTACTTGTGTTGTAAAAAACGagaatcggtgaagtcacggaatAATGATCAATTAGAAATTAATTGTATTGATCGAGAATTAATAGATTTGATCGGGAATCAGTCCAGTGAAAcatggattaatcagtgattttttatttattttgtcaatgattaatcgtgattaattaCCAAATTTTAGACAGAACTCCATAGTTGTAATTAACTTACTAAAAATGTTCTACTTTATGATTCTCAAATGTATTGTTAAGACAAACCAATGTATCTATCAATTTGCATTACCTCATTAGAATTTCAACTAGATTGCTTATATTGTGGTAAGATAATAATAAATGtcatattcaaaaaatttgacTCCTTGAATATCTAGAAATATTCTCgtaaaacaaacaaataattaCACTTATTTGTAGAGATAAAGAGGACATTGGTATATATTTACTGATACAactttcaacatgaatatttgAAAACAGAGATACAAATCTAGTACATCACAACTTAAATCTAGGATTTAACATAAAAACAATGTACATATAAAGGGgacattttatttgttttgacaagACACAAAGGAGCCCAAGTGTCTGATTTAGATAGCCTGTATTGTTTTCTCTGATATTCTATTTCTCTATAACAAAGGTGTATAATCCAAAAATCTTGACAtaatttttccaaaattttcaaacaGAAATTACAATGTGCTACTAATTGCCAACTATTACAAAAGCACGTCTTTGCAAGTTAACCTTTGCCTAACACAAAAGACCCAACTGaagatataattttgaaatggCATCTCAAAGACACCAAAGAAGCTTGCTAATTCGTAAAAAGAAAACAGCCAGTAGACACCTACAGTTCGCATGGTTATGTGCCTTGACATCATCTACTGCTGTGAAGCAAAAATCTTTGATGTATCTTACAGAACATGTTATTTTCTGTGTGCTTCCTGAGGTATCAGTAACTCTTCATAGTCATCAACTTCAACCTGGTAACATATAAAGCTTAGTTTTCAGCAGGGACTTGTACGCAAAAAAGATGAAGCAAACAATTGTGTACCTCATATCTATTGCCGCCAAAAGTGTACTCCACAAGCAAATGCTTAACCTCGCCAGGACATGGATCACAGAAGCCCATGATACCCGATTTCTTTACACCCTCATGTAGCTGTTGAGCACACATCAGAAGCGCATATCAAtcaataaatgaaaatttcgcTACTCTCTAGCTGGTATATATAAGCTGTCATTACTGGTAATAGAATTATAGGGACTATAAACACTAGCAGCAACTAGCAGTCTAGCACATCAGCGTTGAACCACAAATGGAACATGTTTGTCAAGGAACTGTTACTGGTTATTTTACAAATTGAGAAAGTGAACGAGTCAACCACCTAATAAATTTCATTGAAGAAGGCTCCACAATAGACgtaaagatatataaaaaatactaGATGATTATAAAGAAGTTCTTTGCAAGTGGTGCTTAGAAGTTGCTCATCCATAAACATACAACTTTGTAGGCACAAATTCAGTTTTTTTGTACAAATTAACCAACAGAAGTCCAATGATATATACCTTAAGTTGCCCAGAATCATTGACTAGAAAATTTAATGGTAAGGTGACATCGATAACTTGTACAGCCAACTCATCCTTCTGTTCTTCCGACTGAAACCTATTCTTCAAAATTTTTTGATTTCCATATTTTGCTTCTGTTATCACCAGTCCACCTATTTCTAATCGCCGACTTCTTTTCCTATTGGCAACGTTTTCTAGCAACCGTTGAGCTTTCTCAGCTAATGCCCTCACGTGCTGGAcctatataaacaaaaaaagatTACTAAATGCATGAATTATATTCTGAGATGCTAAGAAAGAGTGTAAGAAGCAACCACAAATAAGATAACGATGACAATATAATAATCTCCCTCTACCATTTTTGTGTTGGACAAACTACAGTCGTTTAGTAGAGTCATCAAAATATAGATAGCAGCTAGCAACATCCTACTTCAAAGCaataaaaaacatgaaaaaacccTTCTAGTCTATTATAGAGGTTATAAATATCATGGAAagaaactataaaaaaaaaaaaagaatcacaGTTAGCATTCTTTTCTTTGCCAACGACAAACGATCTTGCTTATTCAGTTCCAATATTTGGAGGAAAAAGTTTAGGTTGCTTTGCAGCAGCTCAACCTTTTGTACATATTTTGGAATGTTGGAACTAGTGCATTGCAAAATTTTGAAGGTTCCAATAAAACCATTAGCTTTTTGCACATGAGGCCATGTAAATGACCTTCTGTATACACGAGTGCATCAAAGGCAGTAAGTGTATGAAACAAGCAGAATAATTTACAACCCAAGAAAAGCTAAAACTACAGTGCTGTAAATGAATTTCTGTACCTCAGCTTGAGTTCGATGCATATTCTCCATTGCTTTCTGTTTTTCCCGTCTCAAGTAATAAGGTTTAAGACACGACTGCAAGCATAGACAAGTAGACAAATCAGATGGCAAGTAAAAATGTTTAGACTTCAAGCATATGGATCAGCTAATGACTTGTTTAGCTTCAGTATCTAACAGGTATACGTAATTACTGGTGCAGCATGAAAGAGCACAGCTTTGAATCTAATAGGATCAAACAATGAATATGTGCAACATAAATACAGATGTATATAACTAGATTCATCCCAAGGGTAAAGTGGTACATTTTATATAGCTCAAGAAATGACTTGTAACACTTGATACATTGCTAGTACGGAGATGCCTCTTAATGCATCGAAATTGTCTGTCGTACAGTTTATTCTATTGCCATCCCTCTGTAATATAGGATGGTAGTTCACAAACTGAACAACAGCTACATAAGTAAAGATAAGTACTTCTTCTATCCTTCCACTTCTACtcatataaaagtttaaacagaACATTCGTTACCAACCATTTATTAAACAAGCTGATTTGATGATATTTACTTGAtccatattaaaaaatttagaagtaTCAGACCATATCCAACTTCTTTAGCAGAAGAAATGCCTTCACATCACTTTGTATTGGCCTTCTGACATACTAACCAGAAGTTTTGCAGATACATATTGGCTACTAACATAAGTTTCCACATATATATAACAAGCAAACTATAATGCAAACAAACTGGGAAACTTATATTAATGTGATAAACAGGTGTGAATGTGTGACTATGAAACAGAGCAAGCTAAATATTCGTAGGTGTACGAAGTGAAACAAACGATGAAAGAGTTGAGAATTATATCACTAAATAATAGATTATAGAGGTGTAAGGACTGCAACACAGTGGAGTCACTTTTGGAATCAAAGGTCCATGGACCACCCTAATATATACGAACTCAGCAGTGTGTTTCAGTTTGAGTCTCATTGTTCTGTTCAAGACTCAAAGAgataatgtatatattattcaacACTACTGTTAAGGAATCCAGTAATACAATTTAATAGGAAAATAATAAAAGTTCAGTTTGTGCAACAACCTTAAGCACGAAATAAAGTGAAGTTGGAATAATTAATGCTCCAGCAGCAGTTGTTACATTCAGATGGCTAGAGAGCAAAATCTGCACACAACGGCTCAATATAAGGGACGAAATTAATAGCTATAAGCAAATAGTGCAGATCTGTTTTTCATAAACCTGCAAAAGCATTATAAAATGATCTACATTGTTTGTCAGAATGTACATTCAAAGAATAAGGTATTTCAATCTCTAGCTCACACGCAAGATTTTGGTAGACTTTTGAGGTATGATAAAAGCTTGTTCtttgttttatacttttatcCACTATAAGACTATAAGAGTGCCTTCACAAAGCTGAATCATAATCAAAGCATAAGTGAGGTCACTGGCTGAACTAAGGAAATTTATGAATCAGAGTgctaaaattttagtttaaggATTGAATTTGAATACTATAAGCAATCAAACAAAGGTGTTTCAAAGTATTATATTAGGTGACTAGGGTGCATGAAGTGGTAAAAACAAagaaattcataataaaagatttgaagtAAATTAATATAAGGAGATCAGAACTGTCTGTGAAGGCAATTTAGAACTTCTATTCCAAtcatttttccttttctttaggCGGCAGCGGCGGGGGGTTGGGGGTGGGGGacggggcggggcggggcggggggggggggggggggggggggggggttactGAAACTTAGCACGCTGAAATTGCACTTGCACTTACAGGGATGACCAGTTTCTGCCCACCTCGGTGAAATTCAAATCTCCAAAAGATACCCTTCATATACAAGAAAAAGTACAAGGTCATTAAGCAgaataaacattttaatcaaatatatattaacatagCTTAAAAGAAAACCAGCATTAATGGAATACACTCAAGATCTAAAAAATTCATTGAGGCACTTGGAAAACCTAATTTTGTCCTCCTTGCTTTGGACCAGACATCTTCCCACACCTGAAGCCCAGCTCCCTTTTGGGACGGAAACGTAAAGGTTTTCAACTTTTTGAAATCCTTAAATTTATGAGAAAAGGATACGAGACATCTTTTTACTTTAGATGACAGACAAGCAGAATATTTAATTGTGCACTACTAAGAAAAATAATTGCATGTTTATTTTGTTAGTTTTAATGGTATGCTATTTTAACAGCACTCCTGCTAATTTGCAcacagaaaataaaataagaaatacATTAGAATTTACtacactttattttctttttaatacaGTTTCACACCGTTTTTACTGCATGCCTTTACGGTCCTATCAGATTTCATCCTATCATTCACTTTCTTTAGTCTTTTAACAGCTTCTTGAAAGTCTTTTCATTCTTTTGTacaaaaacttgaaaattttcaactatatcataaatattttagaagtCAAGGTTTTCAAGGAAACAACCTCTTTACTTAAAACAGCCTCTTTACTTCTAGAAGTAGGTCAGAAACTAGGATATTAGCTTCTATATTTATCattgtttttgtgttttctGTTTATAACTGCAGTGAAGTAAAGATAGAACAGAGCATTAGAGAAAGATTTGAGAGAGAGCAGAGAGCAGAGAGCATTCAGAAAGGGATCAGACAGATAGACAGAGTTGACAGAGAGATATATATCTAACAGATCAGAGGTAGAGGTAAAAGCTTAGAGAAGAACTTAGTATAGTCTTGTAGGGAGACAGGTGAGGAAATTGGTGGAACAAGTTTGATTTTCATATCATTCGTGATTCAACATACTAGAAATTAACTAATTCATTTTCATATCATTCGTAATCCATACTAAAAATCAACTACAAGTTCTATTTATTGACTCAGTTAACTAGTAACTACTTCCGAGAAAAGATAACCCCTGCACATTTATACCAACTAATACTGCTATTACTTGGTAGTCACACCACTATAATTAGGTAATCTGCAAATATAGGCAAGTATAGGCCAGTCCTGACAAAAGTAGGGGTAAGATCAGAGTATATATCACCCTTTCCATGCCCTACTTCCGAATGAGACATATTGGGTAACTTTGGTTCCACACTAGCCACTCGAAGTAAGCAAAATATACGATGTAATAAAGAGCTAAAAAATGTCCAGAGATCCAACCTTACATAAATGTGATGGTATATTAGATAAAATACTGAATTCCTTACATGCATGAAGTTAAATTTCCTAAAAGTTCTACATATCATCCATCCATTCTCAAAGTTGATAAGGAGACTGTGGTAGCAGGAGCTTAGGTCTTTCACATACCAGCTCCTAGCTATATTGAAATTAACAAGTACCTATCTTGAGCTATCTTAGAAACAAAGACATCCAATAAGAGATAACATAAGGAAACAACTAAATCTATAGTACAACAATTTGCTTCTACCAAAAAATACCTGGATTCCTATTGCATATAACATGCGTACAGTGCTGAACTTAGAAATTTTCCTTCCACCTCCTAGTTCAATTTCAAGTGCACGGCTGACAATCATAATAAAGTTACAACTTAGTAATCTGGCATGTCAAATGAATTGTAACACataaatttgttcaaaaaaacataaacaaaaaatcaaaaaataaaacaacccATTTATTCTTATAGCCAGTGTATTTTAGTATAATGCATCCTCTATCCCACTTATATCTAACAAACTTTCTGCAGGACATAGTACATATGCAGGTGCATATATACCACTGACTCTAATTCTTCAGCATAATGTGATGCTTGAAGTTTTAAGAGTAACAGTGTTTAGCCTGCAGAACTTCATCTTGAGCCATCATCTCATGCCCCTCTTACACTGTCTTGATGACAAGGACACCATGATGCCAATGATATATACTAAGATTTAGTTTCTacatatatagaaaaataagaCTACTATAGTAAGAATAAACTTGGCaccattaaaaaatttataggtGAAATCACTATGACAATGAGCAAAAGAAAAGATATATACACAAACACCATATTTGTGTCATCCGTGGTACTTAAATTAAATTAGCATGCATAGattggaaaaaaataattattaataagaaaaaaagCTGCCATCCCAACTTAAAATTGGCATACAGGCTATTTACAGATTAAACCTCATATGTTTGCATGCAATTATACTTGGGCATTATTTTCAACCAACTCCTGTTCCAAATTTAGAGATCCCTAACATATGCTCCTCAGTTACAGCTTCTTTCTCTTTTGCTTAATTTCCTTTATGTTTACTTTTCTACTTTTTTCTAGCCTGCACTGCAGCCACTTTGTGATATAAGCAACCTCAACTTGTGCAATCCAGACCATACTGCCTCTTTTGGATCAGATATGTCTAATAGTTAATTTCAGGTGAATTGAGAAACAGTTCTCTTATACTAAAATCTGGGAGGGCTACCGTGGCAATCCCATTTCTTAGTTGTATTGAAACTTGAAAGGAACAATTAGCACTAAATATGGAGAGCGGAAAGGTAAAATTGTAGTTTTATATGTGTTAAATGAATAGCACCAAAAGTGATCGAAAGTTAcatttttaaggacctataaaACAACCAATTGTAAATGCAATAATGTTAACTGGATAGACTATATGCACTTCAACAGCAAAgtttctttttaatttctacTCCAGATGCTTCACGAGGAATTTTGGACTAAAGATAAGTTGATAACTGTCAAGCATGGATATGATCACCTACATGGCCAATTTATTCTTTCTAAAATAGCAAACATATATCAACTAGATTTTTAAATGGTAGACAGAAGATATCAGCAGATCAAGCCGAGTGCAAAATGTCAGCTTACAAAACTTTGAGCAATGCTTTCATCAATATGGATACTACTTTAAAAATCGTCAAAGACAATAGATCATAACAGTGAAAATGCACCTTCCTACTTTAGCAGCAACTCTTCCATGAGATTTCGAGGAAAAGTGATGAGTGTAATGAGCAGATGCCCCTACAGCATTTGTGCCAATCTGCAGTGATTAAAAAAGGGGACAAGGCAGCTAGTCTTTTTAGCTTTAATCTTTTGTGACAGATTGGAACACATTGGACTTGATAAATATGAGATGCACATCAGGTGGAAACTAATACTGCTGGAATGGATTTATGGAATATATCTTTGCATACATATATAGAGCCTAAACTAAGAATCCATCAGAACAATCCATTATTGATGATCCAATAGTTTAAGTTCTTACTGGTGAGTTGGCGTACCACAAATGGTGGTTCGCATCATCTGCATTGGTGATATCTGGTTTTTAAAATTCCTACGCTAAGATGGCTCTTAGGGTAACATAACTCTATATTTCTATGCTAAATTGGTTTTTAGGGGAACGTCATCTATACATATGAGAAACAGAGAGAGATACACAGATAGTCGGACTAAACAATACGCACACACAAACATACACTATGTTCTTCACCTTTATAACATACCCTAATCTTGTGAATGGGAAAAACCATGAATTTTTACTCTTACAGGTCAAAAATGAGCAGAATTTCTTCTAACCATCTCATTACATTGTGGCTGTGTTGCTCAGACTTGGCTAAAAGTTCCCGATATGGATAAGTGTCCATGTGTCGAACTCggtaatattttaaaatgttacATGTTTTTGGCATAAAATAAGTGTCCTAGACCAAGTGTCCATGTCCGAGTGTCTAGTGTCCCACACGGGTACTTCCaaggcaaaatgaagagtcctaGTAACATAGCATTGTGGAGATGTGTAACAATGTTTGTTCAATGGTGTTTGGTTAATACATAGCAAATCaatttttggaaatataaatatagtagCAAAGGTCATGTTTACTACGCAGACAAAAATCATGAACTTAAGAACTTCAAATCTTGAAGCAAGAAATGTTCTGTCCTATCTCCGTATGTTAGCCTCTCCAAGCGTCCATTTTCTCATTGAACATAGGGTAGAAAACCATTGTCAGGTATAGTTATTGTTACTGTTTTTTTTCCTAATCTCCctattcataaaatatatgGCAATTCTTCCAACAAATGGTTCCATGAATCTACAATAATGATTTTCTATTTAGGTTTTCAATAGTTAACGATAAACTTGCTATGACAATACTTATCACTAATCACTGTCTATTTAATTAGTAAATCTATTCCAAAAAAAGTTGACAAATGTTCATCTTTCTTAGTAAGAACTTCAATGGGTGTAAGTTAATTCATTATATCACAAGGAATTTAATCGATAGAGGAAATGTGGAAGTTAAACAAAATGGAAAATTGAATAGACCTTTATCCCTCCAGCTGCAGACATTTTCTCATCTTTCTTACGCCATCCAACAGAGATTAATGACTCTGGACCTAAAGAAAGCTCAATCTGGATGCCAAGAGAACATAGAAATAATGATAATTAAGGAATACAAATATTTTCCAGACAGATTGTTTGAACCTCAAGAGGTTAAAATTATCATACAAATAATAAAAGGTCTGTGGTCTAGATATTTTTTATCTTGTACTTTTCATAATATTAGGATGTCAGACCGGTGAAATCATCTAAATCCGTATCTACTGTAATATGCAATTTAAGAACCTATAAGTCTAAAACATGGCAAAGATAAGAGCACTTACGTTTCCATTAGTAGACTCCGACAGCTGTCGCGTCCAAGCATTGGTAAGATTGATCGAGCCATCTTTTAAAGACATGGCAAGGCCCATTGTTGCATTGGC is a window from the Daucus carota subsp. sativus chromosome 8, DH1 v3.0, whole genome shotgun sequence genome containing:
- the LOC108198740 gene encoding 17.8 kDa class I heat shock protein is translated as MSIIPSFFGGRRSNVFDPFSLDIWDPFQGLPLINSEYGKETAAFANTRIDWKETPEAHVFIADLPGLRKEEVKVEVEEGKVLQISGERKRDKEEKNEKWHRVERSSGRFLRRFRLPEDAKVEEVKAGMENGVLTVTVPKVEVKKPEVKSIDISG
- the LOC108199887 gene encoding chaperone protein dnaJ 13, coding for MREDNKSSDNEPPNRELYALLHISPQASDEEIRKAYRQWAQIYHPDKQSPQMKDIATENFQRICEAYEILSDVNKRQIYDIYGMEGLTSGLELGPKLDRVEEIKEELERLRRQKQNSKVLTLLPSGVILANLSLPQFLNGHGIMRGMSMTSEVQSQLSKRNLIAVGGNLAVTGESGGAATTAVLRHQISSASTIEFMASAGLQSLIGVQTSRQLSANANATMGLAMSLKDGSINLTNAWTRQLSESTNGNIELSLGPESLISVGWRKKDEKMSAAGGIKIGTNAVGASAHYTHHFSSKSHGRVAAKVGSRALEIELGGGRKISKFSTVRMLYAIGIQGIFWRFEFHRGGQKLVIPILLSSHLNVTTAAGALIIPTSLYFVLKSCLKPYYLRREKQKAMENMHRTQAEVQHVRALAEKAQRLLENVANRKRSRRLEIGGLVITEAKYGNQKILKNRFQSEEQKDELAVQVIDVTLPLNFLVNDSGQLKLHEGVKKSGIMGFCDPCPGEVKHLLVEYTFGGNRYEVEVDDYEELLIPQEAHRK